A window of the Lactuca sativa cultivar Salinas chromosome 5, Lsat_Salinas_v11, whole genome shotgun sequence genome harbors these coding sequences:
- the LOC111897051 gene encoding kirola has protein sequence MALSTRSVQIHIKSNGNAFHKLWKSNPHQVPSLTPTNIHNCQINEGDVGNVGCILFWNFFHDGKECVIKTITQDIDEEKNSVTFKGLEGDLMELYKTFVAHVQVDIHGPDSIVTWTVEYEKLDPNVPDPDTLMDFYKKVTKDIETHHLQN, from the exons ATGGCACTGAGTACGAGATCAGTTCAGATTCATATTAAGTCAAACGGTAATGCTTTTCACAAGTTATGGAAATCAAACCCACACCAAGTTCCCAGCTTGACACCGACTAACATCCACAACTGTCAAATCAATGAAGGAGATGTTGGAAATGTGGGCTGTATTCTATTCTGGAACTTTTTTCATG ATGGAAAAGAGTGTGTTATAAAAACGATAACCCAGGACATCGATGAGGAGAAAAACTCTGTCACCTTCAAGGGACTTGAAGGTGATCTCATGGAATTATATAAGACCTTTGTTGCGCATGTTCAAGTAGACATCCATGGGCCAGACAGCATTGTCACATGGACTGTGGAGTATGAGAAGTTGGACCCTAATGTTCCTGATCCAGATACGCTAATGGACTTTTACAAGAAAGTCACCAAAGACATAGAGACTCACCATCTTCagaattaa